One window of Pieris napi chromosome 1, ilPieNapi1.2, whole genome shotgun sequence genomic DNA carries:
- the LOC125050809 gene encoding UPF0489 protein C5orf22 has protein sequence MENLKQFKKIPIYVVEEHNDVLQFVYSAIGGKKLPLEGTTLLHLDAHPDMLIDRKLKGEEARGGRKVLQLLQIENWIVPAAAAGHINRVVWIRPPWANQFSDGSRIIHVGDHPATGFLRVDSREPYYLSDALYSSQLVNKRKFMLTVAELSSRMDSNVHNLCNQLDIHNPFVLDIDLDFFSTANPFLALYNNIGLYDLLEDLFHFDVPENDDIESIEKTVNLREIQLQELEDLFMCMEENGNLENYTGNKGLYFEKVSALVPIIEEEAKRLGERPDWWAVFASGCTRDQGGLPHHISSEELIKATIEMCLKPFLQGLPPPIFITIARSTDDGYCPPHQVELIQSQVLRALKEIYVTDEPILHYLDKIKE, from the exons ATGGAAAATTTAAagcaatttaaaaagattcCTATATATGTAGTCGAAGAACATAATGATGTCTTACAATTTGTATATTCCGCTATTGGTGGAAAAAAGTTGCCGTTAGAAGGAACCACATTATTGCATTTGGATGCTCATCCAGATATGCTTATAGATCGTAAGTTAAAAGGGGAGGAAGCAAGAGGAGGGAGGAaagttttacaattattacagATAGAAAATTGGATTGTACCAGCGGCTGCCGCGGGGCATATAAACCGCGTTGTATGGATCAGACCACCGTGGGCGAACCAATTTAGCGATGGATCACGAATAATTCATGTTGGAGACCACCCCGCAACGGGCTTTCTCCGAGTAGATAGTAGAGAACCCTATTATTTATCGGATGCTCTATATTCGTCACAGCTTGTGAACAAAAGAAAGTTTATGTTAACTGTCGCAGAACTGAGCAGTCGTATGGATTCTAATGTGCACAATTTATGTAATCAGCTTGATATCCACAACCCATTTGTACTAGATATTGATCTGGATTTTTTCAGTACAGCTAATCCTTTCTTGGCTCTTTATAACAATATAGGTCTGTATGATTTGTTAGaagatttatttcattttgatGTACCTGAAAACGACGATATAGAAAGTATTGAAAAAACGGTCAATTTGCGAGAAATACAATTACAAGAATTagaagatttatttatgtgtatggAAGAAAATGGAAATTTGGAGAATTACACAGGAAATAAAGGCTTATATTTTGAAAAG GTTTCAGCGTTGGTTCCAATTATAGAGGAGGAAGCAAAACGCCTTGGGGAGCGTCCGGACTGGTGGGCTGTGTTCGCTAGTGGGTGTACAAGAGATCAGGGTGGGCTGCCTCATCATATCAGCTCTGAAGAATTAATTAAGGCCACCATTGAAATGTGTCTCAAACCATTTTTACAAGGCTTACCACCCCCTATTTTCATTACAATAGCTAGATCTACAGATGACGGCTATTGTCCTCCACATCAG GTTGAGTTAATACAATCTCAGGTTCTTCGCGCTCTAAAGGAAATATACGTAACGGACGAACCCATTTTACATTACTTAGATAAGATCAAGGAATAA